One window of the Paenibacillus beijingensis genome contains the following:
- a CDS encoding ABC transporter ATP-binding protein translates to MAQEFAPRAAAKESEVKPTAAKRNARKERAPEESSAAGGAVKASGSWRAFFALIRDTRPSKLLIASALSLSIVSTIVGLIVPMFTKNLVDGFSLTSIGTMQVVMLVAVFLAQALTSALSTYLLARIGQGVVAKLRDRLWRKLLILPVSYFDRHPTGETVSRMTNDTGVVKGLISEHLTGFATGIISIIGSLIILLSMDWKMTLILLAAVPLLLSFMVPLGRKMHKVSKGLQDETAHFAGVLSGVLSEMRLVKASGSESREYEEGFKGIRKLFRFGLQEGGVSALIGPAVSFTMMMLLIIIIGYGGVRVTSGEMTAGGLVAFILYLFQIMFPVSQLGTFFTQMQKAVGATERINETLRAEEEDFNSGKELARIGEQAITAENLVYGYGEDEPVIQGIDFTLPPGKVTAVVGPSGGGKTTLFSLLERYYSPSGGSIRIGGEPIGAYSLKSWRSRIGYVSQESPLMAGTIRENITYGVEREVSDEELKRVAAMAYADRFIEEFPHGYDTEVGERGIKLSGGQRQRIGIARALMRDPELLLLDEATSSLDSKSEAVVQEALGNLMAGRTTVVIAHRLSTVVDADQILFIEKGRITGRGTHAELLRSHALYREFAEHQLKQAAGRDENEDMGGQEGQEGQEGR, encoded by the coding sequence ATGGCACAAGAGTTCGCGCCGCGCGCCGCGGCAAAAGAGAGCGAAGTGAAACCAACTGCGGCGAAAAGGAACGCACGAAAAGAAAGGGCGCCGGAAGAAAGCTCGGCTGCAGGAGGCGCCGTGAAAGCTTCAGGGAGCTGGAGGGCGTTTTTTGCGCTCATCCGGGATACCCGCCCGTCGAAGCTGTTGATCGCATCGGCGCTTAGTTTGAGCATCGTTTCGACGATCGTCGGTCTGATCGTGCCGATGTTTACGAAAAATCTCGTCGACGGCTTCTCGCTGACAAGCATCGGAACGATGCAAGTTGTGATGCTGGTCGCCGTCTTTCTGGCGCAGGCGCTGACGTCGGCCTTGTCGACCTATCTGCTCGCCCGCATCGGCCAGGGCGTTGTGGCGAAGCTGCGGGACCGGCTGTGGCGCAAGCTGCTCATTTTGCCGGTATCTTACTTTGACCGCCATCCGACCGGAGAAACCGTCAGCCGCATGACGAACGACACCGGCGTCGTAAAGGGGCTTATATCGGAGCATTTGACCGGCTTTGCAACGGGTATCATCTCGATTATCGGGTCGCTTATCATCCTGCTGTCGATGGACTGGAAAATGACGCTGATCCTGCTTGCGGCGGTGCCTTTGCTGCTGTCCTTCATGGTTCCGCTAGGCCGCAAGATGCACAAGGTATCCAAGGGGCTGCAGGACGAGACGGCGCATTTTGCCGGTGTGCTCAGCGGCGTGCTCTCCGAAATGCGCCTTGTGAAGGCGTCGGGTTCGGAAAGCCGCGAGTACGAAGAAGGGTTCAAGGGGATCCGGAAGCTCTTTCGTTTCGGTCTGCAGGAAGGAGGGGTGAGCGCGCTCATCGGACCGGCTGTTTCGTTCACGATGATGATGCTGCTCATCATCATCATCGGGTACGGCGGCGTGCGCGTCACCTCCGGCGAGATGACGGCGGGAGGGCTGGTCGCGTTCATTCTTTATTTGTTCCAGATCATGTTTCCGGTCAGCCAGCTCGGCACGTTTTTCACCCAGATGCAGAAGGCGGTCGGCGCGACGGAACGGATTAACGAGACGCTGCGTGCGGAAGAAGAGGATTTCAACTCCGGCAAGGAGCTGGCGCGCATCGGGGAACAAGCAATCACGGCGGAAAATCTCGTCTACGGTTACGGCGAGGACGAGCCGGTCATTCAGGGCATCGATTTTACGCTGCCGCCGGGCAAGGTGACGGCCGTCGTAGGACCGAGCGGAGGCGGCAAAACGACGCTTTTCTCCCTGCTGGAACGGTACTACAGCCCGAGCGGCGGGAGCATCCGCATCGGCGGCGAGCCGATCGGCGCCTATTCACTGAAATCGTGGCGCAGCCGCATCGGCTACGTCTCGCAGGAAAGCCCGCTGATGGCCGGGACGATCCGCGAAAACATCACATACGGCGTCGAACGCGAGGTGAGCGACGAGGAATTGAAGCGGGTGGCGGCGATGGCTTACGCCGACCGGTTTATCGAGGAGTTCCCGCACGGCTACGATACCGAAGTCGGAGAGCGGGGAATTAAGCTGTCCGGCGGCCAGCGGCAGCGGATCGGCATTGCGCGCGCGCTCATGCGCGATCCCGAGCTGCTGCTGCTCGACGAGGCGACGTCGAGCCTGGACAGCAAGTCCGAAGCGGTCGTGCAGGAAGCGCTCGGCAATCTGATGGCCGGCCGCACGACGGTCGTCATCGCGCACCGCCTGTCCACCGTCGTCGACGCGGACCAGATTCTATTCATCGAGAAGGGCCGCATTACCGGTCGCGGCACGCACGCGGAGCTGCTGCGCTCGCACGCCCTGTACCGCGAATTTGCGGAGCATCAATTGAAGCAGGCGGCCGGCAGGGACGAGAATGAAGATATGGGCGGACAAGAAGGACAAGAAGGACAAGAAGGACGTTAA
- a CDS encoding DEAD/DEAH box helicase, whose amino-acid sequence MPSRNPVPFHPVLAGWFTGRFGAPTDVQSRAWQAIAAGSHTLIAAPTGSGKTLAALLPCLDKVLRAKLEAARQPGRKRGSAASAWKPGVRVLYITPLKALNNDIYEHIIGFVEEIARAAEAEAAGAGTADGTDWPGLTCAVRTGDTPQSRRAAMLRRPPDVLVTTPESLFIMLTSVKGRDMLQTVEHVIVDEIHDLAADKRGSHLSLSLERLGVRCERPPQRIGVSATQKPLSRVARFLGGWEEPGPNDAAPNPARSDAESEEPVHPLGYRARPVSIIESAMSKTMDISVTMPDNSRIARTRESVWYPVMDRLLQLMNGCRSVLVFVNSRRLCERLCLRLNDYVGYEMARAHHGSMDRGRRLEVEEMLKAGKLRCIVATSSLELGIDVGHVDLVVQIDSPQSAAAGIQRIGRAGHAVGDASRGVILARERGALAEIAVLSRLIAARDIEPIAVPRNALDVLSQQTVAMAAMDDWHVSGLHRLVARSDSYRDFPLPRLESMLNVLAGFYPFARPLLDWDRASGTVRARSNTAMASIVGAGTIPQSSAYPVHHADSRAHLGELDEEFVQESRVGDVFQLGTNSWIIRDIQKDRIYVSETADNLSEIPFWRNEAGGRSFGLGQALGKFWSELEAKLSIRAGEDTTAAEAGGAAETAGDRYGGDAPIRADGGSVTALRSGYSGGESAAPPRDSVAQPASGSDSPSGTGDSGGSADDDELDDPRDEAAIAWLGENYCLDRLAAGRLAAMARAQSRVSALPTDTRIVIEHYKDVTNQTHIILHNTFGRRVNRTWQLALERQLKQILPYKIYGNAKDNGIEFVMPEWDASWMQAIWQVTSTNLEKQLLEAVPGSPLLAIAFRRIAETSLQLSRSYTRTPMWQKRLRSEELLRAALPYADDFPYLQEAVRECLYDYLDLPHLRKVLQALEDGSIAVTVRETARPSPLAAQFVADYVNMRLYEGDGLDESMQRQLMSLSKDLATDLFGRDALRGAIAPEVLAAENERLGAVRQKPQSEDDLYRVLKERGDLSADELAKLTEDDGGGRTRRWLEELELQGRALVLPPAYGSLRRWICADERVMYEAFPDTAASAAFVMSRFIDNRLSFTEDDLIHRYPQLTPDTARQLVDGLLDQGRIQQAPFADNESERIWTGSGIARRIVRLSVQAARSGAHPASAIRWCGQIALRQHALAGTQLRGTGGLRAVIGTLQGFFFPLSHWESVLFPARITDYRKEELDLLCASGEVIWIGRKADGDKEGRIAFFLAESKALYAPYLPNEPSGPGAAEVTKHPQLLARLRESGAIFLTRLAREAGRLPSEVLADLLDLVWEGHASNDQFAPLRLWAAAKGKNRAKTGSGLGRWYWTGSLAEGDEDGSGSANASGSANGRADASGSAEPPAVRWARHLLDTYGIVTKELVAAATPYSWDSMLPVLKRLEEWGVLTRGLFMEGMASMQFTTRELADAVRKPLPGGDSGLTLLSAVDPANPFGLLTDWPQMQGAAFARKPGNYMVLQDGQWLYWIENNGRRVRVMNGAAAGASADGLKIALRTILRQQGLTKISVERWNGDDVTDSEGAEVLRALGAERDRSSLVLWSSQLG is encoded by the coding sequence GTGCCCAGTCGCAATCCCGTCCCTTTTCACCCCGTGCTTGCCGGCTGGTTCACCGGCCGCTTCGGCGCGCCGACCGACGTGCAGTCCCGAGCCTGGCAGGCGATCGCGGCCGGATCGCATACCCTCATCGCCGCCCCCACCGGATCGGGCAAGACGCTGGCCGCGCTCCTGCCTTGTCTGGACAAGGTGCTGCGCGCCAAGCTGGAAGCGGCGCGGCAGCCCGGGCGCAAACGCGGCAGTGCAGCGTCCGCTTGGAAGCCCGGCGTGCGCGTGCTGTACATCACTCCGCTTAAAGCGCTGAACAACGATATTTATGAGCATATCATCGGCTTCGTGGAAGAGATCGCCCGGGCTGCCGAAGCAGAAGCGGCTGGCGCCGGCACTGCGGACGGAACGGACTGGCCGGGGCTCACCTGCGCCGTCCGCACGGGCGATACGCCGCAAAGCAGGCGCGCCGCCATGCTGAGGCGTCCTCCCGATGTGCTGGTGACGACGCCGGAATCGCTGTTTATTATGCTCACGTCGGTCAAAGGACGGGACATGCTGCAGACGGTAGAGCATGTCATTGTGGACGAAATCCATGACTTGGCCGCCGATAAGCGCGGCTCTCATCTGTCGCTGTCGCTCGAGCGGCTTGGCGTACGGTGCGAACGTCCGCCGCAGCGCATCGGCGTATCCGCGACGCAAAAGCCGCTGTCGCGGGTCGCGCGCTTTCTCGGCGGCTGGGAAGAGCCCGGTCCGAACGACGCCGCCCCAAATCCGGCCCGGAGCGATGCGGAATCGGAAGAACCCGTCCATCCGCTCGGGTACCGTGCGCGGCCGGTTTCGATCATTGAGAGCGCAATGTCCAAGACGATGGATATTTCCGTTACGATGCCGGACAACAGCCGTATCGCCCGCACCCGAGAATCGGTTTGGTATCCGGTGATGGACCGGCTGCTGCAGCTGATGAACGGCTGCCGGTCCGTGCTTGTGTTCGTGAACAGCCGGCGGCTGTGCGAGCGGCTGTGCCTGCGGCTCAACGATTACGTCGGCTACGAAATGGCCCGCGCCCATCACGGCAGCATGGACCGCGGACGCAGGCTCGAGGTCGAAGAAATGCTGAAGGCGGGCAAGCTGCGCTGCATTGTCGCGACCTCTTCGCTGGAGCTCGGCATCGACGTCGGCCACGTCGACCTTGTCGTACAGATCGATTCGCCGCAATCGGCGGCGGCAGGCATTCAGCGCATCGGGCGCGCAGGCCACGCGGTCGGCGACGCAAGCCGCGGCGTCATTTTGGCGCGGGAGCGCGGCGCGCTGGCGGAGATCGCCGTGCTGAGCCGGCTCATCGCTGCCCGCGACATCGAGCCGATCGCAGTGCCGCGCAACGCGCTGGATGTGCTGTCGCAGCAAACCGTCGCCATGGCGGCCATGGACGACTGGCATGTGAGCGGGCTGCACCGTCTTGTCGCCCGCAGCGACAGCTACCGCGACTTCCCGCTGCCGCGACTGGAGTCGATGCTGAATGTGCTGGCGGGATTCTATCCTTTCGCCCGCCCGCTCCTCGATTGGGACCGCGCAAGCGGCACGGTGCGGGCGCGGTCCAATACGGCGATGGCATCCATCGTCGGAGCGGGAACGATCCCGCAGAGCAGCGCCTACCCGGTTCATCACGCGGACAGCCGCGCCCATCTGGGTGAGCTGGACGAAGAATTCGTGCAGGAAAGCAGGGTCGGCGACGTTTTTCAGCTCGGCACGAACTCGTGGATCATTCGCGATATTCAAAAAGACCGGATCTATGTGTCGGAGACGGCGGACAATCTGAGCGAGATCCCTTTCTGGCGCAACGAGGCCGGCGGCCGCTCGTTTGGGCTGGGACAAGCGCTCGGCAAGTTCTGGAGCGAGCTGGAGGCAAAGCTGTCGATTCGTGCCGGTGAAGACACGACAGCCGCAGAAGCCGGCGGAGCAGCGGAGACGGCCGGGGACCGGTACGGCGGCGATGCACCGATCCGTGCAGACGGCGGATCTGTCACCGCACTGCGCAGCGGATATTCCGGCGGCGAATCTGCAGCGCCGCCCCGCGATTCCGTCGCCCAGCCGGCCAGCGGATCGGATAGCCCGTCCGGCACCGGAGATTCCGGCGGCAGCGCAGACGACGACGAGCTGGACGATCCCCGCGACGAAGCGGCGATCGCATGGCTTGGCGAGAACTATTGTCTCGACCGTCTCGCTGCCGGGCGGCTGGCGGCGATGGCGCGCGCCCAGAGCCGGGTCAGCGCGCTGCCGACGGATACCCGCATCGTCATCGAGCATTACAAGGATGTGACCAACCAGACGCATATCATCCTGCATAATACGTTCGGGCGGCGCGTCAACCGGACATGGCAGCTGGCGCTCGAGCGCCAGCTGAAGCAGATTTTGCCCTATAAGATTTACGGCAATGCGAAGGACAACGGCATTGAATTCGTCATGCCCGAGTGGGACGCTTCCTGGATGCAGGCTATTTGGCAAGTAACCTCCACCAATTTGGAGAAGCAGCTGCTGGAGGCGGTGCCCGGCTCGCCGCTGCTCGCCATCGCCTTCCGCCGCATCGCCGAGACGTCGCTGCAGCTCTCCCGCAGCTATACCCGCACGCCGATGTGGCAGAAGCGGCTGCGCAGCGAGGAGCTGCTGCGGGCGGCGCTTCCGTATGCGGACGATTTTCCGTATTTGCAGGAAGCGGTGCGGGAATGCCTGTACGACTATCTTGATTTGCCTCATTTGCGGAAGGTGCTGCAAGCGTTAGAAGACGGCTCGATTGCTGTTACGGTGCGCGAAACGGCCCGGCCGTCCCCGCTTGCCGCGCAGTTTGTCGCGGATTATGTCAATATGCGCCTTTACGAAGGCGACGGTCTCGACGAGTCGATGCAGAGGCAGCTGATGAGCCTCAGCAAGGATTTGGCGACGGATCTGTTCGGACGCGATGCGCTGCGCGGCGCGATTGCGCCGGAGGTGCTCGCAGCGGAAAACGAACGGCTTGGAGCCGTCAGACAAAAGCCGCAAAGCGAAGACGATCTGTACAGGGTGTTAAAGGAACGCGGCGACTTGTCGGCAGATGAGCTTGCCAAGCTGACGGAAGACGATGGAGGCGGCCGCACGCGCCGATGGCTGGAGGAGTTGGAGCTTCAAGGACGGGCCCTCGTCCTTCCTCCCGCTTACGGATCGCTGCGGCGGTGGATTTGCGCGGACGAGCGCGTAATGTACGAGGCGTTTCCGGATACGGCCGCTTCGGCCGCATTTGTAATGAGCAGGTTCATCGACAACCGGCTGTCGTTTACGGAAGACGATCTCATCCATCGCTACCCGCAGCTGACGCCGGATACGGCACGCCAATTGGTCGACGGGCTGCTGGATCAGGGAAGGATTCAGCAGGCTCCGTTCGCGGACAATGAGAGCGAGCGGATTTGGACGGGAAGCGGGATCGCCCGGCGCATCGTCCGCTTGTCCGTGCAGGCGGCGCGCAGCGGGGCGCACCCGGCCAGCGCCATCCGCTGGTGCGGCCAAATTGCGCTGCGGCAGCATGCGCTCGCCGGCACGCAGCTGCGCGGCACAGGCGGACTGCGCGCGGTCATCGGGACGCTGCAGGGCTTTTTCTTCCCGCTTAGCCACTGGGAATCGGTTCTCTTTCCTGCGCGCATTACCGACTACCGCAAGGAAGAACTCGACCTGCTGTGCGCCTCGGGCGAAGTGATCTGGATCGGGCGCAAAGCGGACGGCGACAAAGAAGGCCGCATCGCCTTTTTTCTCGCCGAGTCCAAGGCGCTGTATGCGCCCTACCTGCCGAATGAACCGTCCGGCCCGGGCGCTGCAGAGGTCACTAAGCATCCGCAGCTGCTTGCCCGGCTGCGTGAAAGCGGAGCGATCTTTCTGACCCGTCTGGCTCGGGAGGCGGGCCGGCTTCCGTCGGAAGTGCTGGCCGATCTGCTCGACCTCGTCTGGGAGGGACACGCTTCCAATGACCAGTTCGCCCCTCTACGCCTATGGGCGGCCGCGAAAGGCAAAAACCGCGCCAAAACCGGCTCCGGCCTCGGACGCTGGTATTGGACCGGTTCGCTCGCGGAAGGAGACGAGGATGGCTCCGGAAGCGCGAACGCAAGTGGAAGCGCGAACGGCAGGGCGGATGCCAGCGGCAGCGCCGAGCCGCCGGCCGTCCGGTGGGCGCGGCATCTGCTCGATACTTACGGTATCGTTACGAAAGAGCTGGTCGCTGCCGCGACGCCCTATTCATGGGATTCGATGCTTCCTGTGCTCAAAAGACTCGAGGAATGGGGCGTTCTCACCCGCGGGTTGTTTATGGAGGGAATGGCCTCGATGCAGTTCACGACCCGCGAGCTGGCCGACGCCGTCCGCAAGCCGCTGCCGGGCGGCGATTCGGGGCTGACCCTGCTGTCGGCCGTCGATCCCGCCAACCCTTTCGGGCTGCTGACCGACTGGCCGCAAATGCAGGGAGCGGCCTTCGCGCGCAAGCCCGGAAACTACATGGTGCTGCAGGACGGCCAGTGGCTTTATTGGATCGAAAACAATGGCAGACGCGTGCGGGTCATGAACGGGGCGGCGGCCGGCGCCTCCGCAGATGGGCTGAAGATCGCACTGAGAACCATTTTGCGCCAGCAGGGATTAACCAAAATTTCCGTCGAGCGGTGGAACGGCGACGATGTGACCGATTCGGAAGGCGCAGAAGTGCTGCGGGCGCTCGGAGCCGAACGGGACCGTTCATCGCTGGTGCTGTGGTCGAGCCAGCTCGGTTGA
- a CDS encoding 2-hydroxyglutaryl-CoA dehydratase — MATEKKKLEDELRLFQEEQEKALGLAAKHQWFDPVPRRFLAKDKASTTILFGGLTMAHDYLVEGALAGLGYRVKHMDCPDSDSLRFGKEFGNRGQCNPTYFTVGNLIKYLHHLRDVEGKSKEEIIGNYLFVTSGSCGPCRFGTYVTEYRKALRDAGFDGFRVLLFQQTDGLKQATGGESALKLDTSFFVSFLKAVLLGDILNALGYRIRPYEVEEGSTDAALTRCKQLLHDALTRRKNLLPALIRCRKELQAVRVDRTKVRPKVSIIGEFWAMTTEGDGNYQLQRFLENEGAEVEVQSVTAWILFLIWAGQYDTRKRMSLREADSGRHGLKGKNPALRLRMLTVADVGIRVLFQTYARMFGLRGYHLPDMEEIAKVAHDHYNNQLRGGEGHMEVGKLILNVVKRKVNMTISVKPFGCMPSSGVSDGVQSLITEKYPDAIFLPIETTGDGAINVYSRVQMMLFKAKQAAKKEFDEALAKKGFTEQTLPRGRKFTDPLLASRHVVASTAANAVYGMPGGFFNRLSFRFKKREMENLNQA, encoded by the coding sequence ATGGCAACTGAGAAGAAGAAGCTTGAGGACGAGCTCCGCTTGTTTCAGGAAGAGCAGGAAAAGGCGCTCGGCTTGGCAGCGAAGCATCAGTGGTTCGATCCAGTTCCCCGCCGGTTTTTGGCCAAAGACAAGGCGTCCACAACCATTCTGTTCGGCGGGCTTACAATGGCTCACGATTATTTGGTAGAAGGAGCTTTGGCGGGGCTGGGCTACCGGGTGAAGCATATGGACTGCCCGGACAGCGATTCGCTGCGGTTCGGCAAAGAGTTCGGCAACCGCGGACAGTGCAATCCAACGTATTTCACGGTTGGCAACCTGATCAAGTATCTGCATCATCTCCGCGACGTCGAAGGGAAATCGAAGGAAGAGATCATCGGCAACTATTTGTTCGTGACCAGCGGGTCCTGCGGACCGTGCCGGTTCGGCACGTATGTCACGGAGTACCGGAAAGCGCTGCGCGATGCGGGCTTCGACGGTTTTCGCGTCCTGTTGTTTCAACAGACGGACGGCTTGAAGCAGGCGACCGGCGGCGAATCGGCGCTTAAATTGGATACGTCGTTTTTTGTCAGCTTCCTGAAGGCCGTTCTGCTGGGGGATATTCTGAATGCGCTCGGTTACCGCATCCGTCCCTATGAAGTGGAGGAAGGCTCGACCGATGCCGCTCTGACGCGCTGCAAACAGTTGTTGCATGACGCCTTAACCCGGAGAAAAAATCTCCTTCCCGCGCTCATCCGCTGCCGCAAAGAACTGCAAGCCGTCCGGGTAGACCGGACGAAGGTGAGGCCGAAGGTAAGCATTATCGGCGAGTTTTGGGCGATGACGACGGAGGGGGACGGCAACTATCAACTGCAGCGGTTTCTGGAAAATGAAGGAGCCGAAGTTGAAGTCCAATCGGTTACTGCTTGGATCCTGTTCCTCATTTGGGCCGGACAATATGATACCCGGAAGCGGATGAGCCTGCGGGAGGCGGATTCCGGTCGTCACGGCTTAAAAGGGAAAAATCCCGCTCTAAGGCTGCGCATGTTAACCGTTGCCGACGTTGGGATTCGGGTACTTTTTCAAACGTATGCCCGAATGTTCGGCCTGCGCGGCTATCATTTGCCGGACATGGAGGAAATCGCCAAGGTTGCGCATGACCATTACAACAACCAGCTGCGCGGCGGAGAAGGCCATATGGAAGTGGGCAAGCTGATTTTGAACGTGGTCAAACGGAAAGTGAACATGACAATCTCCGTCAAGCCTTTCGGATGCATGCCGTCTTCCGGCGTATCGGACGGAGTCCAATCGCTGATCACCGAGAAATATCCCGACGCCATCTTTCTCCCGATCGAAACGACCGGTGACGGGGCGATCAACGTTTACAGCAGGGTACAAATGATGCTGTTCAAGGCGAAGCAGGCGGCCAAGAAAGAGTTCGACGAAGCGCTGGCGAAAAAAGGATTTACGGAGCAGACGCTGCCGAGAGGACGAAAGTTTACCGATCCGCTTCTCGCAAGCCGGCACGTCGTCGCCAGTACGGCCGCAAATGCGGTCTACGGCATGCCCGGAGGTTTTTTCAACCGGTTGTCCTTCCGCTTCAAGAAAAGAGAGATGGAAAACCTCAATCAAGCTTAA